The Magnolia sinica isolate HGM2019 chromosome 10, MsV1, whole genome shotgun sequence genome includes a window with the following:
- the LOC131258158 gene encoding paired amphipathic helix protein Sin3-like 5 isoform X3: MLSTSSGNVMLGQPPCSQKLTIKDSLAYLKTVKQIFQDRREKYAELLEITKDFYAERINITSYIWRVKELSEGHPELFLGFIKFWPEEYKITFNEEPPEDKIAINFVDKIKARFENDEQVYKSFLEILTMYRKEVKTIHEVYQEVALLFREHHDLLEEFTHFLPDATGMAPLPHALPARNSSGNFLRSADERSLLMPMVPQVHGEKNERSVIRHTGCDLSIAHPESDDKRTTKVDKKRRKRKRNDKDLEHDSNTESDNGQRLSHKQKYAQTQGGHAFDHDAELLHQVGEGAKNFVVHPILEFPSKEGHLAGQMKSDERDKEKEHERVDREKDRGHEREREKNQDCFDKNGPKDVARPKVPVLLNKEKHVTAPISGLDLLKNCRMPPASQQTEQEASVLKREKEGERFNNNGANDIALPNVPVLLNEDRCMAKPISEPNLSNCQSCTPSYRYHPEKYQMSRASERTELDASILNDDWVSVGSYPSESNYKNQYEESQFKCEDVRFKFDMLLESANLAVRCVEQLLEKINDSTIKPGSQIHIKDHFTARLKQKREEWLKCRSDFSKAWAEVYAKSHPNRSTV, translated from the exons ATGCTCAGTACTTCCTCGGGCAACGTAAT GTTGGGGCAACCTCCTTGTTCTCAGAAACTAACAATAAAGGATTCTCTAGCCTATCTCAAGACAGTGAAGCAGATCTTTCAGGATCGAAGAGAAAAATATGCTGAGCTACTTGAAATCACCAAGGATTTCTACGCCGAAAG AATTAACATCACCAGTTACATATGGAGAGTGAAAGAATTGAGTGAAGGGCACCCGGAACTCTTCTTGGGTTTCATAAAGTTCTGGCCTGAAGAGTACAAGATCACCTTTAATGAAGAGCCTCCAGAGGACAAGATCGCAATAAATTTTGTAGATAAAATAAAG GCTCGGTTCGAAAATGATGAGCAAGTTTATAAATCGTTCTTAGAAATTCTAACTATGTATAGAAAGGAGGTCAAGACCATTCATGAGGTCTATCAAGAG GTAGCCTTGCTTTTTCGGGAACACCATGATTTGCTCGAGGAATTCACACATTTCCTGCCTGATGCCACTGGAATGGCTCCTTTGCCACATGCTCTGCCTGCAAGAAACTCATCTGGAAATTTCTTGCGATCTGCGGATGAGAGGAGCTTGCTAATGCCCATGGTGCCGCAAGTGCATGGAGAGAAG AATGAGAGATCTGTGATTCGCCATACTGGTTGCGATCTCAGCATTGCCCATCCTGAATCAGATGATAAAAGAACGACGAAAGTTGATAAGAAGCGGAGAAAACGCAAGCGGAATGATAAAGATTTGGAGCATGACAGCAACACGGAGTCAGATAATGGGCAGCGCCTCTCTCACAAACAGAAATATGCTCAGACTCAGGGGGGTCATGCCTTTGACCACGATGCTGAGCTGTTGCACCAAGTTGGGGAAGGAGCTAAAAACTTTGTAGTACATCCTATTTTAG AATTTCCTTCGAAGGAAGGACATCTGGCTGGACAAATGAAGTCTGATGAAAGGGATAAAGAAAAGGAACATGAAAGAGTTGATAGGGAGAAGGATAGAGGCcatgaaagggagagagagaaaaaccaAGACTGCTTCGACAAAAATGGTCCTAAAGATGTTGCACGTCCCAAGGTTCCTGTGCTCCTAAACAAAGAAAAACATGTGACCGCACCTATCTCGGGGCTCGACCTTTTGAAGAAT TGTCGAATGCCCCCTGCAAGCCAACAGACAGAACAAGAGGCATCTGTactgaagagagagaaagagggggagCGGTTTAACAATAATGGTGCTAATGATATTGCACTTCCCAATGTTCCCGTGCTCCTTAATGAAGACAGATGTATGGCCAAACCAATCTCGGAGCCTAACCTCTCTAACTGTCAGAGCTGTACCCCTAGTTACCGTTATCATCCAGAGAAA TATCAAATGTCTAGAGCAAGCGAGCGAACAGAACTTGACGCATCTATACTGAATGATGATTGGGTATCAGTGGGATCCTACCCTTCTGAATCCAACTACAAAAACCAATATGAAGAAAGTCAGTTTAAATGTGAAGATGTTAG GTTCAAGTTCGACATGTTGTTAGAGTCAGCCAATCTAGCTGTCAGGTGCGTTGAACAATTGTTAGAAAAGATAAATGATAGTACAATCAAGCCAGGCAGCCAAATCCACATCAAGGACCACTTCACTG CTCGCTTGAAGCAGAAACGGGAGGAATGGCTAAAATGTCGTTCAGATTTTAGTAAGGCTTGGGCTGAAGTTTATGCTAAGAGCCATCCCAATCGCTCAACAGTGTAG
- the LOC131217428 gene encoding uncharacterized protein LOC131217428, protein MRKIKFAEQGAFMKGRSTAENCALALEILQDINRKVNGGNIMLKLDMEKAYDRLSWEFLSEVLTRFGFDKKWITMLEKSWSNCWFSVLINGDACGFFKSSRRLRQGDPISPGLFIAAAKVLSRGFGHLLGSGQCQPFQDLQGLPSDLPPSVRR, encoded by the coding sequence ATGCGCAAAATCAAATTCGCTGAACAAGGGGCTTTCATGAAGGGCAGATCCACAGCTGAGAATTGTGCTCTAGCACTGGAAATCTTGCAGGATATCAACAGAAAAGTTAACGGTGGGAATATCATGCTTAAACTGGATATGGAGAAAGCCTATGATAGGCTTAGCTGGGAATTCCTATCGGAGGTGCTTACCAGATTTGGGTTTGACAAGAAATGGATCACTATGCTGGAAAAAAGTTGGTCCAACTGCTGGTTTTCGGTCCTTATCAACGGCGATGCTTGCGGGTTCTTCAAATCATCTCGTAGGCTCCGTCAGGGAGACCCAATCTCGCCGGGTCTCTTCATCGCGGCAGCAAAAGTCCTCAGCAGAGGCTTTGGCCACCTGCTTGGGAGTGGCCAATGCCAGCCCTTCCAAGACCTGCAGGGACTGCCCAGTGATCTCCCACCTTCTGTTCGCCGATGA
- the LOC131258158 gene encoding paired amphipathic helix protein Sin3-like 4 isoform X1, which yields MLSTSSGNVMLGQPPCSQKLTIKDSLAYLKTVKQIFQDRREKYAELLEITKDFYAERINITSYIWRVKELSEGHPELFLGFIKFWPEEYKITFNEEPPEDKIAINFVDKIKARFENDEQVYKSFLEILTMYRKEVKTIHEVYQEVALLFREHHDLLEEFTHFLPDATGMAPLPHALPARNSSGNFLRSADERSLLMPMVPQVHGEKNERSVIRHTGCDLSIAHPESDDKRTTKVDKKRRKRKRNDKDLEHDSNTESDNGQRLSHKQKYAQTQGGHAFDHDAELLHQVGEGAKNFVVHPILEFPSKEGHLAGQMKSDERDKEKEHERVDREKDRGHEREREKNQDCFDKNGPKDVARPKVPVLLNKEKHVTAPISGLDLLKNCRMPPASQQTEQEASVLKREKEGERFNNNGANDIALPNVPVLLNEDRCMAKPISEPNLSNCQSCTPSYRYHPEKYQMSRASERTELDASILNDDWVSVGSYPSESNYKNQYEESQFKCEDVRFKFDMLLESANLAVRCVEQLLEKINDSTIKPGSQIHIKDHFTGLSLSCIVKLYDDSGLDMLNLLRNNASAALPVILARLKQKREEWLKCRSDFSKAWAEVYAKSHPNRSTV from the exons ATGCTCAGTACTTCCTCGGGCAACGTAAT GTTGGGGCAACCTCCTTGTTCTCAGAAACTAACAATAAAGGATTCTCTAGCCTATCTCAAGACAGTGAAGCAGATCTTTCAGGATCGAAGAGAAAAATATGCTGAGCTACTTGAAATCACCAAGGATTTCTACGCCGAAAG AATTAACATCACCAGTTACATATGGAGAGTGAAAGAATTGAGTGAAGGGCACCCGGAACTCTTCTTGGGTTTCATAAAGTTCTGGCCTGAAGAGTACAAGATCACCTTTAATGAAGAGCCTCCAGAGGACAAGATCGCAATAAATTTTGTAGATAAAATAAAG GCTCGGTTCGAAAATGATGAGCAAGTTTATAAATCGTTCTTAGAAATTCTAACTATGTATAGAAAGGAGGTCAAGACCATTCATGAGGTCTATCAAGAG GTAGCCTTGCTTTTTCGGGAACACCATGATTTGCTCGAGGAATTCACACATTTCCTGCCTGATGCCACTGGAATGGCTCCTTTGCCACATGCTCTGCCTGCAAGAAACTCATCTGGAAATTTCTTGCGATCTGCGGATGAGAGGAGCTTGCTAATGCCCATGGTGCCGCAAGTGCATGGAGAGAAG AATGAGAGATCTGTGATTCGCCATACTGGTTGCGATCTCAGCATTGCCCATCCTGAATCAGATGATAAAAGAACGACGAAAGTTGATAAGAAGCGGAGAAAACGCAAGCGGAATGATAAAGATTTGGAGCATGACAGCAACACGGAGTCAGATAATGGGCAGCGCCTCTCTCACAAACAGAAATATGCTCAGACTCAGGGGGGTCATGCCTTTGACCACGATGCTGAGCTGTTGCACCAAGTTGGGGAAGGAGCTAAAAACTTTGTAGTACATCCTATTTTAG AATTTCCTTCGAAGGAAGGACATCTGGCTGGACAAATGAAGTCTGATGAAAGGGATAAAGAAAAGGAACATGAAAGAGTTGATAGGGAGAAGGATAGAGGCcatgaaagggagagagagaaaaaccaAGACTGCTTCGACAAAAATGGTCCTAAAGATGTTGCACGTCCCAAGGTTCCTGTGCTCCTAAACAAAGAAAAACATGTGACCGCACCTATCTCGGGGCTCGACCTTTTGAAGAAT TGTCGAATGCCCCCTGCAAGCCAACAGACAGAACAAGAGGCATCTGTactgaagagagagaaagagggggagCGGTTTAACAATAATGGTGCTAATGATATTGCACTTCCCAATGTTCCCGTGCTCCTTAATGAAGACAGATGTATGGCCAAACCAATCTCGGAGCCTAACCTCTCTAACTGTCAGAGCTGTACCCCTAGTTACCGTTATCATCCAGAGAAA TATCAAATGTCTAGAGCAAGCGAGCGAACAGAACTTGACGCATCTATACTGAATGATGATTGGGTATCAGTGGGATCCTACCCTTCTGAATCCAACTACAAAAACCAATATGAAGAAAGTCAGTTTAAATGTGAAGATGTTAG GTTCAAGTTCGACATGTTGTTAGAGTCAGCCAATCTAGCTGTCAGGTGCGTTGAACAATTGTTAGAAAAGATAAATGATAGTACAATCAAGCCAGGCAGCCAAATCCACATCAAGGACCACTTCACTG GTCTAAGTCTAAGTTGCATTGTAAAATTATATGATGATTCTGGGCTGGATATGTTGAACTTACTACGGAATAATGCAAGTGCTGCATTGCCTGTTATATTAGCTCGCTTGAAGCAGAAACGGGAGGAATGGCTAAAATGTCGTTCAGATTTTAGTAAGGCTTGGGCTGAAGTTTATGCTAAGAGCCATCCCAATCGCTCAACAGTGTAG
- the LOC131258160 gene encoding (S)-canadine synthase CYP719A21-like: MNPSAISTQTLSQENEVIAMTQTIQEQAMINGGIIRPLVYIPHNTIRVVGRLCFGPDFNNEGFVIGIDPLIDDVINLSGLARFSDAFPFIRYIPGLWGSFRQATEILDRVMSILQSEITHYQSSKSPCTTCYLHFLLSHGYPMETIISILFEMFLLSVDSTSSTIAWALAFLIRNPEIQQKLFKEVSGGDEKRERVTVYQVNKMSYLQAGVNEVFRMKPIAPLAIPHKTVKDTTLKGLKIDKGTAVIVNIYAVHHDPKVWDHPEQFMPERFLNENARNVSVAMEQSFLPFGAGMRICAGMDLGKLQVGLTLANLINKFEWVAADGDGPNMTDDYTAILRMKEPLVAGIKLRTNLGTTLS, from the coding sequence ATGAATCCATCAGCCATCTCTACTCAAACACTATCTCAAGAAAACGAAGTGATTGCCATGACACAAACAATTCAAGAACAAGCTATGATCAATGGTGGAATTATCCGCCCCTTGGTCTACATTCCACACAACACAATACGGGTGGTTGGGCGCCTTTGTTTTGGCCCTGACTTCAACAATGAGGGATTTGTTATTGGCATAGACCCTCTTATCGACGATGTCATCAATCTATCTGGTCTTGCCCGTTTTTCCGATGCTTTTCCCTTCATTCGCTACATCCCGGGCTTGTGGGGTTCATTTAGACAAGCAACTGAAATTCTCGATCGTGTCATGTCGATATTACAGTCAGAAATCACTCACTACCAATCATCAAAATCGCCATGCACCACTTGCTACTTGCACTTCCTCCTCTCGCATGGCTACCCGATGGAAACCATTATCTCTATCTTATTCGAGATGTTCTTGCTCTCCGTTGATAGCACATCGTCTACCATTGCTTGGGCTCTAGCATTCCTTATACGAAACCCCGAAATCCAACAGAAGCTATTTAAAGAAGTAAGCGGAGGAgacgagaagagagagagggtgacTGTATATCAAGTGAATAAGATGTCATATCTTCAAGCTGGAGTGAATGAAGTGTTTCGGATGAAGCCGATTGCACCTCTCGCCATCCCCCACAAAACAGTGAAAGATACTACATTGAAGGGTTTGAAGATCGACAAGGGTACTGCTGTTATCGTaaatatctatgctgtccatcacGATCCAAAGGTCTGGGATCATCCAGAGCAGTTCATGCCAGAGCGGTTCCTGAATGAAAATGCACGTAATGTCAGCGTGGCCATGGAACAGTCTTTTCTTCCGTTTGGAGCAGGTATGCGAATTTGTGCAGGAATGGATCTGGGCAagcttcaggtgggcctcaccctggCTAATCTGATTAACAAGTTTGAATGGGTTGCCGCTGATGGGGATGGCCCCAACATGACTGATGATTATACTGCTATTCTTAGGATGAAAGAGCCCCTCGTGGCAGGTATCAAGCTTCGTACTAACCTTGGAACCACCCTCTCTTGA
- the LOC131258158 gene encoding paired amphipathic helix protein Sin3-like 5 isoform X2 — MLSTSSGNVMLGQPPCSQKLTIKDSLAYLKTVKQIFQDRREKYAELLEITKDFYAERINITSYIWRVKELSEGHPELFLGFIKFWPEEYKITFNEEPPEDKIAINFVDKIKVALLFREHHDLLEEFTHFLPDATGMAPLPHALPARNSSGNFLRSADERSLLMPMVPQVHGEKNERSVIRHTGCDLSIAHPESDDKRTTKVDKKRRKRKRNDKDLEHDSNTESDNGQRLSHKQKYAQTQGGHAFDHDAELLHQVGEGAKNFVVHPILEFPSKEGHLAGQMKSDERDKEKEHERVDREKDRGHEREREKNQDCFDKNGPKDVARPKVPVLLNKEKHVTAPISGLDLLKNCRMPPASQQTEQEASVLKREKEGERFNNNGANDIALPNVPVLLNEDRCMAKPISEPNLSNCQSCTPSYRYHPEKYQMSRASERTELDASILNDDWVSVGSYPSESNYKNQYEESQFKCEDVRFKFDMLLESANLAVRCVEQLLEKINDSTIKPGSQIHIKDHFTGLSLSCIVKLYDDSGLDMLNLLRNNASAALPVILARLKQKREEWLKCRSDFSKAWAEVYAKSHPNRSTV, encoded by the exons ATGCTCAGTACTTCCTCGGGCAACGTAAT GTTGGGGCAACCTCCTTGTTCTCAGAAACTAACAATAAAGGATTCTCTAGCCTATCTCAAGACAGTGAAGCAGATCTTTCAGGATCGAAGAGAAAAATATGCTGAGCTACTTGAAATCACCAAGGATTTCTACGCCGAAAG AATTAACATCACCAGTTACATATGGAGAGTGAAAGAATTGAGTGAAGGGCACCCGGAACTCTTCTTGGGTTTCATAAAGTTCTGGCCTGAAGAGTACAAGATCACCTTTAATGAAGAGCCTCCAGAGGACAAGATCGCAATAAATTTTGTAGATAAAATAAAG GTAGCCTTGCTTTTTCGGGAACACCATGATTTGCTCGAGGAATTCACACATTTCCTGCCTGATGCCACTGGAATGGCTCCTTTGCCACATGCTCTGCCTGCAAGAAACTCATCTGGAAATTTCTTGCGATCTGCGGATGAGAGGAGCTTGCTAATGCCCATGGTGCCGCAAGTGCATGGAGAGAAG AATGAGAGATCTGTGATTCGCCATACTGGTTGCGATCTCAGCATTGCCCATCCTGAATCAGATGATAAAAGAACGACGAAAGTTGATAAGAAGCGGAGAAAACGCAAGCGGAATGATAAAGATTTGGAGCATGACAGCAACACGGAGTCAGATAATGGGCAGCGCCTCTCTCACAAACAGAAATATGCTCAGACTCAGGGGGGTCATGCCTTTGACCACGATGCTGAGCTGTTGCACCAAGTTGGGGAAGGAGCTAAAAACTTTGTAGTACATCCTATTTTAG AATTTCCTTCGAAGGAAGGACATCTGGCTGGACAAATGAAGTCTGATGAAAGGGATAAAGAAAAGGAACATGAAAGAGTTGATAGGGAGAAGGATAGAGGCcatgaaagggagagagagaaaaaccaAGACTGCTTCGACAAAAATGGTCCTAAAGATGTTGCACGTCCCAAGGTTCCTGTGCTCCTAAACAAAGAAAAACATGTGACCGCACCTATCTCGGGGCTCGACCTTTTGAAGAAT TGTCGAATGCCCCCTGCAAGCCAACAGACAGAACAAGAGGCATCTGTactgaagagagagaaagagggggagCGGTTTAACAATAATGGTGCTAATGATATTGCACTTCCCAATGTTCCCGTGCTCCTTAATGAAGACAGATGTATGGCCAAACCAATCTCGGAGCCTAACCTCTCTAACTGTCAGAGCTGTACCCCTAGTTACCGTTATCATCCAGAGAAA TATCAAATGTCTAGAGCAAGCGAGCGAACAGAACTTGACGCATCTATACTGAATGATGATTGGGTATCAGTGGGATCCTACCCTTCTGAATCCAACTACAAAAACCAATATGAAGAAAGTCAGTTTAAATGTGAAGATGTTAG GTTCAAGTTCGACATGTTGTTAGAGTCAGCCAATCTAGCTGTCAGGTGCGTTGAACAATTGTTAGAAAAGATAAATGATAGTACAATCAAGCCAGGCAGCCAAATCCACATCAAGGACCACTTCACTG GTCTAAGTCTAAGTTGCATTGTAAAATTATATGATGATTCTGGGCTGGATATGTTGAACTTACTACGGAATAATGCAAGTGCTGCATTGCCTGTTATATTAGCTCGCTTGAAGCAGAAACGGGAGGAATGGCTAAAATGTCGTTCAGATTTTAGTAAGGCTTGGGCTGAAGTTTATGCTAAGAGCCATCCCAATCGCTCAACAGTGTAG